CGGCCATGAGTCCCAAGTTCCGCGAAAGACTTAAGGCTCCGGAAACCAAACCGCGACGATCTTCTTCAATGTTTTTCATAATATGACTCGAGTTCGCGGATAGGAACATCTGATAACCGGAGCTAAGAAGAATAGCGGCAAGTGCGAATCCGATTTTTCCAAAGAGCCCTGGAAGAAAAACAAAGGCAAGCGCTCCAATAAGCAACTGAATAAATCCGTATCTTAGAATTGCTAAAAGTCCAAAGTGATCCGCAAGTATGCCGCTGAAGATCCCGAAAACAATCGAAGTGATTGGACCTGCAGACATGATGAATCCCATTTCGACTGAAGGAGTTTTTAGCACACGAGTGAGATAGAATGGTCCCGCAATCAACGTTGACATCATCACCGCAGATACAATGGAATTTGAAATCAGGTGAATTCTTAAAGGTGTATCAAGATAGATTGAAGCCAGTGATTTTATAAGAGTCTCACTTCTTTCGGGAGTGTCCGTACCCGATATAAAATCAGAAGGAATAACCGCTATCATTAAAAGTAGATTTATTAGCCCAAGTACAGCTACGAAATAAAATGGCGCTCGCCACCCCTGCATGCTAAGAAGAAAACCTCCAAGCGATGGCCCCATTGCTGTACCCATCGCAGACATGGTGGCAAGGAGCCCAATGACTCTTCCTATTTTTTCTTTTGCGATAATTTTGGTCACAATCGCGATGGGAAGTACAATGAGGGCTGCTCCTCCGATGCCTTGGACGATTCTAGCAAGAATAAGAAATCCGAATGAAAAAGACAGCGCACTTCCCAGGGCACCAATAATAAAAAGGACAGAGCCAAGGATGAGAGTGATCCTACGACCTTTGACATCGCTTATTCGTCCTACAATCAAGCTCATCGCTGTGGTAACGATTAAGTAACTCAGCACCACCCACTTCGCTTCTGAGAAAGAAACTCTAAAATCCGCAGAAACAGCGGGAAGAACAATGTTGGCCATACTCGTCCCAACAGATGCAAGAAGCACCGATATGCTCAGAGACCCAATAACCATGTGCTGACCAAATCGCTTTTTCATATTTGCAGTGTGCAACCTCAAGTTAACTTGAGTTCAAGCAAATTCTGAAAACTCGACTCACCGACCATTGATTTTTATAAAAATTGCTTCAAAATGAAACCTCAAGTTCAATTGAGGTTAGATATGAAAGCGTCTTCCGCAAAGCAAACTCTGGATATCGGTGAAGTTGTCCGCCTCACCGGAGTAACTCCGGCGACTCTTCGTTTCTATGAAGAAAAAGGACTTATTCGTTCTACAGGACGTCACGGTTTAAGAAGACTTTTTCAGGCGCATGTGCTTCAACAGTTGCAATTTATCGCGCTGGGAAAACATGCAGGGTTGACGTTAGAAGAAATCGCGTCAATGTTTACGTCAGAAGGAAAGCTTCTCGTTGATCGAGCTTTTTTACTTAAGAAAGCCGATGAAATCGAAAGGAGCATTCACAAACTGAATGCTGTCAAAAACACTCTATTTCACGTCGCAAAATGTTCGGCGCCGAACCATATGGAGTGTCC
This region of Bdellovibrio sp. BCCA genomic DNA includes:
- a CDS encoding MFS transporter; this encodes MKKRFGQHMVIGSLSISVLLASVGTSMANIVLPAVSADFRVSFSEAKWVVLSYLIVTTAMSLIVGRISDVKGRRITLILGSVLFIIGALGSALSFSFGFLILARIVQGIGGAALIVLPIAIVTKIIAKEKIGRVIGLLATMSAMGTAMGPSLGGFLLSMQGWRAPFYFVAVLGLINLLLMIAVIPSDFISGTDTPERSETLIKSLASIYLDTPLRIHLISNSIVSAVMMSTLIAGPFYLTRVLKTPSVEMGFIMSAGPITSIVFGIFSGILADHFGLLAILRYGFIQLLIGALAFVFLPGLFGKIGFALAAILLSSGYQMFLSANSSHIMKNIEEDRRGLVSGALSLSRNLGLMAGTLVMGNIFELFGFQTVFAVAAFLVALMLFTHLKNQKRRMYETRFTSKVY
- a CDS encoding helix-turn-helix domain-containing protein, with amino-acid sequence MKASSAKQTLDIGEVVRLTGVTPATLRFYEEKGLIRSTGRHGLRRLFQAHVLQQLQFIALGKHAGLTLEEIASMFTSEGKLLVDRAFLLKKADEIERSIHKLNAVKNTLFHVAKCSAPNHMECPKFQRLLEVAGKKKPRRRTTARK